In a genomic window of Paracoccaceae bacterium:
- a CDS encoding metallophosphoesterase, whose protein sequence is MMHWYTADTHFGHENIIKHCGRPFQSASHMDAVLIENLSAKVGPKDALWIVGDFAFGQKAKDRNWLTKLFAKLPGAEQHLVIGNHDGEATQQLPWTSVTHLAEVADGKGPHSVLCHYPMITWHRARKGALHLFGHVHDQWMGSRNAVNVGIDVWGYVPITIRDIEQRSKTLPENKHWQDVEHNAEL, encoded by the coding sequence ATGATGCATTGGTATACAGCCGATACCCATTTCGGCCACGAGAACATCATCAAACACTGTGGCCGCCCATTCCAATCGGCGAGCCACATGGATGCGGTGCTGATTGAGAACCTCAGCGCGAAGGTCGGCCCGAAGGACGCGCTCTGGATTGTTGGCGACTTCGCCTTCGGTCAAAAGGCAAAGGATCGCAACTGGTTGACGAAGCTTTTCGCAAAACTGCCGGGCGCGGAACAGCACCTCGTTATCGGCAACCACGATGGCGAAGCGACCCAGCAGCTGCCTTGGACCAGCGTGACGCATCTTGCCGAAGTGGCGGATGGCAAAGGCCCTCATTCGGTGCTTTGCCACTACCCGATGATCACATGGCACCGTGCCCGAAAAGGCGCGCTGCACCTGTTCGGCCATGTCCACGACCAGTGGATGGGTAGCCGGAACGCCGTCAATGTCGGAATTGATGTCTGGGGTTATGTCCCAATCACAATCAGAGACATCGAACAACGCTCAAAGACATTGCCCGAGAACAAGCACTGGCAAGACGTCGAACACAACGCGGAGCTTTGA
- a CDS encoding AAA family ATPase, translating into MHTISCLGFKGGAGRTTTAAALAVGLVSIGQRVALIDAGYAVPLEEQLVITGRGHGAVPDHSVLGRWAETAQNGSFCGGELQYIRATTAPYLKVVLDQLWRENWAYAIVDTPAHQTASVFEAADRSSLLIAPARNASDAREIRDRLPDEFLIRQDRLRCLVAGAEQPQKVRAAFSPLSILTTELPFESNFLGFIPHHNRNKSQSTSKDHWQRRCIQLADEVLELISERESMAS; encoded by the coding sequence TTGCACACCATTTCATGCCTCGGCTTCAAGGGTGGGGCGGGTCGGACAACCACGGCGGCTGCGCTGGCTGTCGGACTCGTATCAATCGGCCAGCGCGTTGCTCTTATTGATGCGGGATATGCAGTTCCGCTTGAGGAACAACTTGTGATAACCGGACGCGGCCACGGCGCTGTGCCGGATCATAGCGTCCTTGGTCGATGGGCCGAGACGGCGCAAAATGGCTCATTTTGCGGTGGGGAGCTTCAATATATTCGAGCAACAACCGCTCCCTATCTAAAAGTCGTGCTGGATCAGCTTTGGCGAGAGAATTGGGCCTATGCCATTGTTGATACCCCGGCTCACCAAACGGCGTCTGTTTTTGAGGCGGCGGACAGATCCTCCCTGCTGATAGCGCCTGCGCGGAATGCTTCAGATGCCAGAGAGATTAGGGACCGTCTGCCAGATGAGTTCTTAATCCGACAAGACAGGCTCAGATGTTTGGTGGCAGGTGCCGAGCAGCCACAGAAAGTCCGCGCCGCGTTCTCGCCGCTGTCAATACTGACAACAGAGCTGCCCTTCGAATCGAACTTCTTGGGATTTATTCCACATCACAATCGCAACAAAAGTCAGAGTACGTCGAAAGATCACTGGCAGCGGCGGTGCATCCAACTGGCCGATGAAGTTCTAGAATTGATATCTGAACGAGAGAGCATGGCATCATGA
- a CDS encoding helix-turn-helix transcriptional regulator → MAAYARTLREKRKAANLSQEELAFRTDLSMSYISFLETCRRQPTLTVMDAICRELGISLAEFVSDVERAAVTHKAIKGS, encoded by the coding sequence ATGGCGGCTTACGCGCGGACGCTTCGCGAAAAGCGGAAAGCCGCGAACCTTTCACAGGAGGAACTCGCGTTCCGCACAGATCTTTCCATGAGCTACATCTCATTTTTGGAAACATGTCGAAGACAACCAACCCTCACAGTGATGGATGCGATCTGCCGAGAGCTGGGCATCTCGCTTGCCGAGTTCGTAAGTGATGTCGAGCGCGCCGCCGTAACGCACAAAGCAATAAAGGGGTCGTAG
- a CDS encoding 3-keto-5-aminohexanoate cleavage protein, whose protein sequence is MTNPCIICVAITGSLPRKENNPAVPITVSEQIESTHAAFEAGATIMHAHVRNDDETPSSDPDKFAALKEGVEKHCPGIITQFSTGGRSGAGKTRGGMLSLRPDMASFSVGSTNFPTRVYENPPDLIDWLAEEMLTYGVKPEVEAFDLSHILAAAAMHERGQIKDTPYVQFVMGVKNAMPADRNVFDYYVQTVKRLFGDDVPWCAAGIGANQEVLNEWSVSAGGHARTGLEDNIRLDRDTLAPSNAALVAKLAGICAKHDRTVATPLQARAILGLERLSD, encoded by the coding sequence ATGACCAATCCCTGCATTATCTGCGTGGCCATCACAGGCAGTTTGCCACGCAAGGAGAACAACCCTGCCGTGCCAATCACTGTGTCGGAACAGATCGAAAGCACACATGCTGCGTTCGAGGCCGGAGCGACCATCATGCACGCCCATGTTCGCAATGACGATGAAACACCGTCAAGCGACCCCGACAAGTTTGCAGCCCTTAAAGAAGGTGTTGAAAAACATTGTCCGGGCATAATTACTCAGTTTTCGACCGGTGGGCGTTCAGGGGCAGGTAAAACGCGAGGCGGAATGCTATCGTTGCGCCCTGATATGGCGTCTTTCTCAGTCGGATCAACGAACTTTCCAACACGCGTCTACGAAAATCCACCTGACTTAATCGATTGGCTGGCTGAGGAAATGTTGACCTATGGGGTGAAACCCGAGGTGGAGGCTTTTGATCTATCGCATATCCTCGCTGCAGCCGCGATGCACGAGCGTGGTCAGATCAAAGACACACCTTATGTGCAGTTCGTCATGGGTGTTAAGAATGCAATGCCTGCGGACCGGAACGTGTTCGACTACTATGTTCAAACAGTTAAACGCTTGTTTGGTGACGACGTCCCTTGGTGCGCGGCAGGGATTGGGGCAAACCAGGAGGTTCTAAACGAATGGTCCGTATCTGCCGGTGGACATGCACGCACAGGACTAGAGGATAATATCAGACTTGATAGGGATACGCTGGCGCCGTCAAATGCAGCGCTTGTCGCAAAACTAGCTGGCATTTGTGCAAAGCATGATCGGACTGTTGCAACCCCACTGCAGGCACGGGCCATCCTTGGGCTTGAAAGACTAAGCGATTGA
- a CDS encoding intradiol ring-cleavage dioxygenase, with the protein MEQNKQGYFTEENSADVVVAQIAETTDPRLAEVIGAITRHLHAAVKEIEPTQEEWLQAIMFLTKTGQMSDDWRQEFILLSDIFGVSMLVDAVNNRKPSGASESTVLGPFHVPDVPESPMGSNICLDGKGHPMLIKGRIINTEGQPIEGTKIDVWQTNDDGFYDVQQKGIQPDFNLRGVFRTGSDGNYTFWGAKPRFYPIPDDGPVGKLLGSLGRHPYRPAHLHYILEAKGYETLITHIFDPDDKYIHSDAVFGVKESLLAKFDLIEDPDRIAAEGAEGPFYEVVHDFVLAHAT; encoded by the coding sequence ATGGAACAGAACAAACAAGGTTATTTCACCGAGGAAAATTCCGCTGACGTAGTTGTTGCCCAGATTGCTGAAACAACCGATCCAAGGTTGGCAGAAGTGATTGGAGCGATAACCCGCCACCTTCACGCAGCCGTCAAAGAGATCGAACCAACTCAAGAAGAGTGGCTGCAAGCAATCATGTTCCTTACCAAAACGGGACAAATGTCGGATGATTGGCGGCAAGAATTTATCCTGCTCAGCGATATCTTCGGCGTCTCAATGCTGGTGGATGCAGTCAACAATCGAAAACCAAGTGGAGCGTCTGAATCCACAGTTCTTGGCCCCTTCCACGTACCAGATGTACCTGAATCGCCAATGGGATCGAATATCTGTTTGGACGGCAAAGGGCACCCGATGCTGATCAAGGGGCGCATCATCAATACCGAAGGGCAGCCTATTGAGGGCACCAAGATCGATGTCTGGCAAACCAATGACGACGGGTTCTATGACGTCCAACAAAAAGGTATTCAGCCCGATTTCAACCTGCGGGGCGTATTCCGGACCGGATCCGACGGCAACTATACCTTCTGGGGTGCCAAACCGCGCTTTTATCCGATCCCAGATGATGGCCCCGTTGGCAAACTGCTTGGAAGCCTTGGCCGACATCCGTACAGGCCGGCCCATCTTCACTACATTCTTGAGGCAAAGGGCTACGAAACATTGATCACGCATATCTTCGATCCCGACGATAAATACATTCACTCGGATGCTGTATTCGGGGTCAAAGAGAGCCTTCTGGCAAAATTCGACTTGATCGAAGATCCCGACCGTATTGCAGCGGAAGGTGCTGAGGGGCCGTTTTATGAAGTCGTCCATGACTTTGTTCTGGCGCACGCGACATGA
- a CDS encoding FAD-dependent monooxygenase, translated as MADITTQVLIIGTGPAGSTSGALLSSYGVENIVINRYHWLANTPRAHITNQRTMEVLRDLGREVEHEVYLNAMDQNLMGENVFCESLAGEEIGRMKSWGTHPLSKAEHLLSSPTFMNDLPQTFMEPILFKTACKRGTRARMSTEYKSHVQDADGVTTTCLDRMTGKEITIRSKYLIGADGGNSLVAENEDLPFEGKMGVGGSMNIYFRADLTKYVAHRPSVLYWVMQPGANVGGIGMGLIRAIRPWNEWLIVWGYDINEPAPIVDEAMATDVARQLVGDPELEIDLISANTWTVNDTYATQMSKGRVFIMGDAAHRHPPSNGLGSNTSIQDAFNLCWKVAAVVKGEAGEALLDSYSVERAPIAKQIVTRANQSIGEFGPIFEALGMTGGSDIAQIKANMDARCDTTAEAEAQRAALNAAIAFKKYEFDAHGVEMNQRYASDATVTDGQIEPDFALDADLHYQPTTWPGARIPHAWLFDDKGGKHSTLDLAGGGAFTLFTGLGGKGWAEAAQKVAKDLGIKLEAHVIGPRQDYVDHTGDWARAREVGDAGCILTRPDQHVCWRNDAMVDDPVAELTRVLTSILAR; from the coding sequence ATGGCTGATATCACCACACAAGTTCTCATCATCGGGACCGGTCCGGCTGGATCAACAAGCGGCGCATTGCTGTCAAGCTACGGCGTCGAGAACATCGTCATCAATCGCTACCATTGGCTGGCGAATACGCCACGCGCGCATATCACCAATCAGCGCACGATGGAGGTTCTTCGCGATCTAGGCCGCGAGGTCGAACATGAAGTTTACCTCAACGCCATGGACCAAAACCTGATGGGCGAGAACGTATTTTGCGAAAGCCTTGCGGGAGAAGAAATCGGACGCATGAAGTCATGGGGCACCCATCCGTTGTCCAAAGCAGAACATCTGCTGTCTTCACCCACGTTCATGAACGATCTGCCGCAGACCTTTATGGAGCCGATCCTGTTCAAGACCGCTTGCAAACGCGGCACCCGCGCGCGGATGAGCACAGAATATAAGAGCCATGTCCAAGACGCTGACGGAGTAACGACAACCTGTCTTGATCGCATGACGGGCAAAGAAATAACCATCCGGTCCAAATATCTGATCGGAGCCGATGGGGGCAATTCACTGGTCGCCGAAAATGAAGATCTACCTTTTGAAGGCAAGATGGGCGTTGGCGGATCGATGAACATCTACTTCCGCGCAGACCTGACCAAATACGTGGCCCACCGTCCTTCGGTGCTCTACTGGGTCATGCAACCGGGTGCCAATGTCGGCGGCATTGGCATGGGCTTGATCCGCGCGATCCGCCCTTGGAACGAATGGCTGATTGTTTGGGGCTATGACATCAACGAACCGGCGCCTATCGTGGACGAAGCCATGGCGACAGACGTCGCACGCCAGCTTGTCGGTGATCCCGAACTTGAGATCGATCTGATCAGTGCAAACACGTGGACCGTCAACGACACCTACGCCACCCAGATGTCAAAGGGACGCGTTTTCATTATGGGCGATGCAGCGCATCGCCACCCACCGTCCAACGGTTTGGGCTCGAACACATCGATCCAGGACGCCTTCAATTTGTGTTGGAAAGTAGCAGCCGTTGTGAAAGGTGAAGCTGGTGAAGCCTTGCTTGATAGCTATTCGGTTGAACGGGCACCGATTGCCAAACAGATCGTCACCCGTGCGAACCAATCCATCGGCGAGTTTGGCCCGATCTTTGAAGCCCTTGGTATGACCGGCGGTTCAGATATCGCGCAGATCAAGGCAAACATGGACGCCCGCTGTGACACGACCGCTGAGGCCGAAGCGCAGCGCGCAGCCCTGAATGCCGCAATCGCTTTCAAAAAGTACGAGTTTGACGCGCACGGTGTTGAAATGAACCAACGCTATGCATCGGATGCGACTGTTACTGACGGCCAGATCGAACCGGATTTCGCACTTGACGCGGATCTCCATTACCAACCCACAACATGGCCCGGCGCGCGCATTCCGCATGCGTGGCTGTTTGATGACAAGGGCGGCAAGCATTCTACACTCGATTTAGCTGGCGGCGGCGCGTTTACCCTCTTCACCGGATTGGGTGGCAAGGGCTGGGCGGAGGCCGCACAGAAAGTCGCCAAAGACCTAGGCATCAAGCTTGAGGCCCATGTGATTGGCCCACGTCAAGACTATGTCGATCACACCGGCGATTGGGCACGGGCACGCGAGGTTGGTGATGCAGGCTGCATCTTAACCCGGCCCGATCAACATGTCTGCTGGCGCAATGATGCGATGGTGGATGATCCAGTCGCAGAACTGACACGCGTCCTCACTTCAATTCTGGCGCGATAG
- a CDS encoding branched-chain amino acid ABC transporter permease, with protein MAYSVTTQTPASRIASILGLILIVVLIALPFFAGRGTIQDMFFILTMLVLAQFWNLLAGYGGLVSIGQQAFVGMGAYALFGAVILLGLDPVPAILVAGFAALIIAIPTAFFAFRLNGAYFAIGTWVIAEVVRLLVAQWKTLGGGTGTSLPRDATRDMWFVQSIQDLLGVRGAAARDILAYWLALLLALATIGGIYWLLRTRRGLALAAVRDNTEAAKSVGVDAGRMKWIVFLTSAFGTGLAGGLIYMQKARISPDAAFSVTDWTAYVIFIVVIGGIGTIEGPIIGVLVFFALQSLLADFGSWYLMTLGVLAIIIMLVAPRGLWGLVSERTGLHLFPIRRRLSGGKLTSSEE; from the coding sequence ATGGCTTATTCCGTCACAACGCAAACCCCCGCTTCGCGCATTGCCTCGATCCTTGGTCTGATCCTAATCGTTGTCCTGATCGCCCTGCCGTTCTTTGCTGGACGCGGCACGATTCAAGATATGTTCTTCATTCTCACCATGTTGGTCCTAGCTCAATTCTGGAACCTTTTGGCGGGTTACGGAGGACTGGTCAGCATTGGTCAGCAGGCCTTTGTCGGGATGGGGGCCTATGCGCTCTTTGGTGCGGTGATCCTATTGGGGCTTGATCCAGTCCCTGCAATCTTGGTCGCAGGCTTCGCGGCACTGATCATCGCAATCCCAACAGCGTTCTTCGCGTTCCGTCTGAACGGCGCGTACTTTGCCATCGGCACCTGGGTGATCGCAGAGGTTGTTCGCCTGCTCGTTGCGCAATGGAAAACACTCGGCGGTGGCACGGGCACGTCGCTGCCGCGCGATGCAACCCGTGACATGTGGTTCGTGCAAAGTATTCAGGACTTGCTTGGCGTGCGCGGCGCTGCGGCGCGTGACATCCTTGCATACTGGCTTGCCCTGTTGCTTGCGCTTGCCACAATCGGCGGCATCTATTGGCTGCTGCGCACCCGACGCGGGCTGGCTCTGGCTGCCGTTCGCGATAATACCGAAGCCGCAAAATCCGTCGGCGTCGATGCAGGACGCATGAAGTGGATTGTCTTTCTGACCTCTGCCTTCGGAACCGGCCTCGCGGGCGGTTTGATCTATATGCAAAAGGCACGGATCAGCCCAGATGCGGCGTTCAGCGTGACGGATTGGACGGCCTATGTGATCTTCATCGTGGTCATCGGAGGGATCGGCACGATCGAAGGTCCGATCATCGGCGTGCTGGTCTTTTTCGCACTGCAATCCCTGCTCGCCGACTTTGGAAGCTGGTATCTCATGACACTTGGCGTTCTGGCCATCATCATCATGCTTGTTGCCCCGCGAGGCCTTTGGGGCCTGGTGTCCGAGCGCACTGGACTTCATCTTTTCCCAATTCGCCGCCGCTTGTCTGGTGGAAAACTCACATCTTCGGAGGAATAA
- a CDS encoding branched-chain amino acid ABC transporter permease, whose protein sequence is MIWIDTIIQGILLGGLYALFASGLSLVFGIMRLVNLAHGDLIVMGAYLILVLVTLLGISPFVAVFIAMPLMFALGWILQRYLLNRTLGDDILPPLLVTFGLSIALQNVLLEGFSADSQRLPTNALTTASVDIGPIALGVMPLLTFGSAVLVIVGLNQLFYRTELGRAFRATSDDAITASLMGIKPANIFATATGIALVIVTIAALYLGLRANFDPNIGPARLIYAFEAVIIGGLGSLWGTLIGGIIIGVAQTLGAAINPEWQILSGHIAFLIVLLVRPRGLFPRAND, encoded by the coding sequence ATGATCTGGATCGATACAATCATTCAAGGCATCCTGTTGGGTGGCCTTTACGCGCTCTTCGCTTCGGGTCTCAGCCTTGTCTTTGGGATCATGCGGCTTGTGAACCTTGCCCATGGTGATCTTATCGTCATGGGCGCCTATCTCATCCTTGTCTTGGTGACTTTGCTAGGTATTTCACCTTTCGTCGCCGTCTTTATCGCAATGCCACTTATGTTTGCGCTCGGATGGATCTTGCAACGGTATTTGCTGAACCGGACATTGGGCGACGACATTTTACCGCCTCTGCTGGTGACGTTTGGTCTGTCGATTGCTCTACAAAACGTCTTGCTCGAAGGGTTTTCGGCCGACAGTCAGCGCCTGCCGACCAATGCGCTAACGACCGCATCTGTAGATATTGGCCCAATCGCCTTGGGTGTCATGCCCTTGCTGACCTTTGGTTCTGCGGTTCTGGTGATCGTGGGGTTAAACCAGCTGTTTTACCGCACTGAACTTGGCCGCGCCTTTCGCGCGACATCCGATGACGCGATTACCGCCAGCCTAATGGGCATCAAACCTGCCAACATCTTTGCGACTGCGACTGGCATTGCGTTGGTCATTGTCACCATCGCGGCACTCTACCTTGGCCTGCGGGCGAACTTTGACCCCAACATCGGCCCCGCACGGCTGATCTACGCTTTTGAGGCCGTGATTATTGGTGGTCTTGGCTCGCTGTGGGGCACATTGATCGGCGGGATCATTATTGGTGTGGCGCAAACCTTAGGTGCTGCGATCAATCCGGAATGGCAAATCCTGTCGGGACATATCGCCTTTCTGATTGTCCTTCTTGTCCGGCCACGTGGCCTCTTTCCGAGAGCGAATGACTAA
- a CDS encoding ABC transporter ATP-binding protein, whose product MALLQTQSLVAHYGDFQALFGVDIELAEAETIAIIGANGAGKTTLMRSIAGVLRNEAAAVSYENTPIGALPADEIMSQGIAMVPEGRKLFPSLSVEENLLIGTYGRKIKGHWSLETVYDLFPILGERRHNPGTALSGGQQQMVAIGRALMSNPRVLLCDEISLGLAPVVIKGIYKAIPQIKAAGASMIVVEQDIAQAMAVADRVYCMMEGRVTLSGTPDTLSRDDIHNAYFGAGQ is encoded by the coding sequence ATGGCCCTCTTGCAAACGCAATCCCTCGTTGCCCACTACGGCGATTTTCAAGCCCTGTTCGGTGTCGACATCGAATTGGCCGAGGCCGAAACAATCGCGATTATCGGCGCGAACGGTGCCGGCAAAACAACGCTGATGCGATCCATCGCAGGGGTGCTGAGGAATGAGGCCGCCGCCGTATCGTATGAAAACACGCCAATCGGTGCCCTACCTGCAGATGAAATCATGTCGCAGGGAATTGCGATGGTGCCAGAGGGTCGCAAACTCTTCCCGTCTCTGAGTGTTGAAGAAAACCTTTTGATTGGCACCTACGGCCGCAAAATCAAAGGACACTGGAGCCTTGAAACCGTCTATGACCTGTTTCCGATCCTTGGTGAGCGACGTCATAATCCGGGAACCGCTCTATCGGGTGGACAGCAGCAAATGGTTGCAATCGGCCGTGCACTGATGAGCAATCCGCGCGTGCTGTTGTGCGACGAAATCAGCCTCGGCCTCGCGCCCGTGGTCATCAAAGGCATCTACAAAGCGATCCCTCAGATCAAAGCGGCTGGGGCGTCCATGATCGTAGTGGAACAAGATATTGCCCAAGCCATGGCGGTCGCCGACCGCGTATACTGCATGATGGAGGGTCGCGTCACATTATCCGGTACGCCCGACACCCTGAGCCGCGATGACATTCACAACGCATATTTCGGAGCAGGCCAATGA
- a CDS encoding ABC transporter ATP-binding protein — MSILSLNSVSKSFGALTVTDDASFDVPQGQALGIIGPNGAGKSTLFNLITGNIKSDKGTIHFEGRDVTKVSAMERCLTGIGRSFQIPQPFEKLTVYENLLVAATHGRNLSEAAVRDDCADVLDRTELIGRANTPAGQLSLLERKRLELSRAMATQPKLLLLDEIAGGLTEGECQALIGTIKDIHAQGVTIIWIEHVLHALTSVVERLLVLDFGKVIGLGDPEEIMASKEVQEIYLGIEV, encoded by the coding sequence ATGTCAATCTTATCGCTCAACTCAGTCTCAAAAAGTTTCGGTGCGCTCACTGTGACAGACGACGCCAGCTTTGATGTACCGCAGGGCCAAGCGCTCGGTATTATTGGGCCCAATGGAGCGGGCAAATCGACGTTGTTCAATTTGATTACGGGCAACATCAAATCTGACAAAGGCACAATCCATTTTGAAGGCCGCGATGTAACGAAGGTGTCTGCAATGGAGCGATGCCTTACAGGGATCGGCCGATCATTTCAGATCCCCCAACCGTTTGAAAAACTGACCGTTTACGAAAATCTGTTGGTTGCAGCGACCCACGGGCGCAACCTGTCGGAGGCTGCAGTGCGCGATGACTGCGCCGATGTGCTTGATCGAACCGAGTTGATTGGGCGAGCAAATACGCCCGCTGGACAATTATCGTTGTTGGAACGAAAGCGGTTGGAGTTGTCGCGCGCCATGGCGACCCAGCCCAAACTTCTTCTGCTCGATGAAATCGCAGGTGGGCTAACCGAAGGTGAATGTCAGGCGCTTATCGGCACGATCAAGGACATCCATGCCCAAGGGGTCACGATCATCTGGATCGAACACGTCCTGCACGCTCTGACGTCTGTTGTTGAGCGCTTGCTCGTTTTGGATTTTGGCAAAGTGATCGGCCTTGGCGATCCAGAGGAGATCATGGCCAGCAAAGAAGTGCAGGAAATTTATCTAGGGATTGAAGTCTGA
- a CDS encoding ABC transporter substrate-binding protein — translation MLTRRKLLKSSAATGLTLAAGGLGAPALAQGAKIRLGYVSPQSGPLAAFSDPDQFIIDGFLKSEAGANFEVIVKDSQSNPNRAAEVAKELIIDDEIDMMLVASTPETTNPVATTCESEEIPVISTVAPWQPYFIGQQGNPGDPGSWRPFDFSFHFFWGLEDVISTFTSMWNQLDTNKSVGAIFPNDGDGNAWGDPNVGFPPVLDAQGFSLIDTGRYQNLTDDFSAQINAFKAANCEIVTGVPIPPDFTTFWTQTKQQGFNPKAASIGKAILFPQAVEALGDQGHNLSSEVWWSPTHPFASSLTGASAADLAAGYTSATGKQWTQPIGFVHALFEMAADVMGRVEDSRDPDEVTSAIAATQLSSMVGRIAFDGAGLPPFAAANVAKTPLVGGQWRLKDGGGYDLVIVGNSDHPNIPTGGTMEEIS, via the coding sequence ATGCTTACACGACGCAAACTACTGAAATCATCCGCCGCCACAGGCCTGACATTGGCCGCGGGCGGTCTTGGCGCACCAGCTCTGGCACAAGGCGCGAAAATCCGGCTGGGCTATGTTAGCCCGCAATCGGGCCCCTTGGCCGCATTCTCGGACCCTGACCAGTTTATCATCGACGGGTTCCTGAAATCCGAAGCGGGGGCTAACTTCGAGGTTATCGTCAAAGACAGCCAATCCAATCCGAACCGTGCCGCCGAGGTCGCCAAAGAACTGATCATTGACGACGAAATCGACATGATGCTTGTCGCCTCAACACCTGAAACAACGAACCCCGTCGCAACGACGTGCGAGTCCGAAGAAATCCCCGTAATTTCGACCGTCGCCCCATGGCAGCCATACTTCATTGGCCAGCAAGGCAATCCTGGCGACCCTGGCAGCTGGCGTCCGTTTGATTTCAGCTTCCACTTTTTCTGGGGCTTGGAGGACGTGATCTCGACCTTTACGTCCATGTGGAACCAACTTGATACTAATAAATCAGTTGGTGCCATCTTCCCCAACGATGGTGATGGCAACGCGTGGGGTGACCCCAACGTCGGATTCCCGCCCGTTCTCGACGCACAGGGGTTCAGCCTCATCGATACGGGCCGCTATCAGAACCTGACGGACGATTTCAGCGCCCAGATCAATGCGTTCAAAGCCGCCAATTGCGAGATCGTGACAGGTGTGCCGATCCCGCCGGATTTCACGACTTTCTGGACCCAAACCAAGCAGCAGGGTTTCAACCCCAAAGCCGCCAGCATCGGCAAGGCGATCTTGTTCCCTCAGGCTGTCGAAGCACTGGGCGATCAAGGTCACAACCTCAGCTCCGAGGTCTGGTGGTCCCCGACGCACCCGTTTGCATCCTCGCTCACGGGCGCGTCTGCGGCTGATCTGGCGGCTGGATATACGTCCGCGACTGGCAAGCAGTGGACCCAGCCGATTGGTTTTGTGCATGCGCTGTTTGAGATGGCCGCTGATGTCATGGGCCGTGTCGAAGACAGCCGCGATCCTGATGAAGTTACCTCTGCTATTGCCGCTACACAGCTTTCGTCAATGGTCGGACGCATCGCCTTTGATGGTGCGGGTCTGCCGCCGTTTGCTGCGGCAAACGTTGCCAAGACGCCGCTCGTTGGTGGTCAGTGGCGCCTCAAAGACGGTGGTGGGTATGATCTGGTGATCGTCGGCAACTCCGACCATCCCAACATTCCAACCGGTGGCACAATGGAAGAAATTTCCTAA